The Dreissena polymorpha isolate Duluth1 chromosome 2, UMN_Dpol_1.0, whole genome shotgun sequence nucleotide sequence ctaggtcaaaggtcaaggtcacagtgactcgaaatagtacaatggtttccagatgataacttacattaggtcaaaggtcaaggtcacagtgacaaaaacgtattcacacaatggctgccactacaactgacagcccatatggggggcatgcatgttttacaaacagcccttgtttatatgctcaatttttaaaacgttgaacataagttcaacaataacttcagcgataagatagacaaaaatgtttcataatcgctaaacccgaatataacaaacaatttataataataatacgaatgacctgtttcataacctcgttcatgctactacagcgggtatttctggaaaacgttcttttgttctcaacagatagcggcgatcatttgtatttacgggtgctagcaacgcaatagtagaaggttagtagagggtttagcttgtttatattcacagttctcaatacatagacagttggatatgagttcatcaattactacaggcatactatagtataggcaacctcgaaaatgctttataatcgctaaaaccgaaaacaactaaatatattatattaaatatatttataacaataaatgtcttctaaaaatgtagtcggcgtatacgctgactttgaaataaagttagcaattaacttttctaaataattaaatacaattaaacaaaagttaaactattgtgttgtgtttttcacttgtaagctgcatattcaccgcatgaaatgtgtgttagcattgtcaaaccacacattagtgtgagtaaataaaaaatatactacgggagagcacttcatatgtgtcctcatatgccttgttatgagtatctttctttactatcgaaatatatagtatgtttatatttgatttaaacgaagttttctttcgacacaattaaatcacacgtcaatagcgccgtcatacgaaaatgggtcttatgcgttccggcaagcgtttgttaaacccagcatgtgcttttgcgcagtcaggccataggcgatgctgttcgctttaaaatcactcaatatgttatgtttctctttaccagaaggagggatagctgagtgggatatttatatgatgggcgcatatggaataagacccattttcgcatgacgagggtaattacaaatctcattgcgaattgaaaatgccacatttaagaacaatgctttttgataaaaattgaattcaaaatagcaaacttgttaataatggcagcctatccacacattaagttatgatttccagacgtgctgaccaagtacggcaaacattgtggtatgataattaaacgattttctcttatcgtgacactatactatttcgctaatgattgttttctcatcttgggggcgaaagtgaaattctgcgagatggattgtaacgcgtaattgtaacagggccacaatttgtgtcgtttgagcatacagagagtagtccggaattccttacactgaacagtgctacatcctttgaattgagcacatacgcagtgatgtagcaaaaattcagaggttgtatctcgaatcagcttattaaatattcaaaaatattcatgcgtgtctgttggcgttatgtaaaagtcactaagatgaaaactgagtaaaacagctacgcctaaaagcgcattagtgctctatacctatgtttatgtcagcgttgttgacaccgtgtgaacttctcgggtaacaagtaaagcataaacagcaatgtttctatacttttattcctccatatacaagatacgaagattattgtatattttgaatttgtatatggtgtcaaaaatcaaaagttttgtacacggaactttcattatgaatttatattcttggtgagatagtcatttgatattagaaaaaatattcctttaatatgatggtgactgtaaattttctttatattaagttctcattacaattttcatcatactttctatgctttcagaacttccaaaaagcatgttgtttttattttgtctaagttgtttctatgaaataataaggatgataaaaagtgcacacaaaactcgacccgtgcgctatgacacacactttataaagttaaatggcgtgtgttcatttcaaacttgcgattgattttgaaaaatgaatagcgtgttaaattatgcaatagcgaacaccttcagtgccttcagcgctttgatgttttgatgttgattagttttcaatttctagcaaataaacatattatattctGAATTAATTTTTCATATCTTTTAATATTTCCTAaagaacagtttaatgtggaactattgTTTACGTgtcacaatcggtagttatttggTCGaaaggaatgttgtgtacatgttggAGGCCCGACTCGAATAATTATTGTGTTATGTCGATTAATCATTTgtcattgataaaatgtgtttaagacacaaattaaaatgaagcaggataaatcgaatacatggttgaaagctcgccctattttctttttctaagcctcaccggataaactttctccttctcggcaccaaccatgtattctctatatgtcAATCGTCAccgcgtgcgtaggaatacactacttcctgttgaccggatataataaaatttattcgaccctgctttatttggtcaatgtttggaACAGGGGCAGGATAAAAACAAATGCGCAACCCAGGTAACATTTTCAaggattactttttaaatatttaactattttttaaATGGATAAAGTGGAGgacccgctcattcgtgagagttttatATAAGTagcatgattttattttaaacaaataagtatgttttcagtaaagtgcaaccgcgcgtttgaacggttagaaaaatgtagtatcagtgtggggacttaatatcattttaacacaaaaacatcATCTCTGGTTAAATTTAGCAATAACCGTTCAGGGCGGAGCTTGTAATATATCATTTTGTATCTATTTAAAGGTTTCTGTTAAATATctaaaaaatgaaaacagttcaagaaaaacatttttatagTAATATGATAAGCGTGGTATACtttttagaaggatctgtgtggtatccgtttTCCTACAATTTACAAATTGTACTAGTAAAGACAAtagataataaatatttaatttcaaatgttttaattttctgaTAATCGTGCCGGGTAAGATGGAGTACGACGAGAGAACATGTtcaggggtgttgcggcagtttattaaaccgagaatatatttatagcaacaccgatgatgctgttatcacaactcaatatttttggtatcagtatcatcagaaatgaccgagttggttcataattcaattgccagtggttcgatcccaggtggggttaactttcttttttactatttttatttctttagttccattattgttttatactggagcttttagttatgtcgtttaaatttatcaatttaaagcatttaatcacaaacttcaaaacaagccgaaatctgtgaacaagtacatgtaagttattaatgattaaggtcgagtttgatactgtattgcattcccgtacccaggccatgggcccgggcccccagctggctgtcaaattatgattttttttaataatggggcCGCTGCAATATTTTTTCTcgtgaaagggcccacagtacactttcatcaatacaaaagagcagctatgttttattgtccctgataaacaaggggattagcggTCGCcaatggagataagcccctaggcaatgttttcttatcgccttgtacacacatccgcgatcagtcccccattgtgatcctgaatgcttcatctatcgatggctGATGTAACATATAATTTGATTAGTCAAGGAAAGAATAGCAGCAAATGGAAGCATctgctacaggaggtcgtagactatggtctgacaATTGCTGACGCAGGTTTGTTTCCTTCTTTGAAAAGGCCATATCCCCTACACGTATATTTCCTTTCTAAaagtttgaattttttatttggaaacctttaattggAAATTGTTAGGTCCCAATtgggaataatatattattttttacattgcGACTGGGGCGCTGAATTTGAACGGGAACagaaacactgacaaaggtattaaaacgattgtaggacataagccccccgggacaaaacccccccaatgaaaaaatgaacatttggacaattgcccccaaGTAGAAATGAcgggtaggatataagccccccagtgcttattttgcatctggatatttgccccccaatgcttattttagaagtggacattagccccccagtgctaatatcatatgttgtttccattagactagtatatctctgtatttggattcagtattatttcatatctcctaaatatataatcatagaaacttggatcattataattcgaaataaaaaaggtccagaaactcacttcaattgcctaatcttaggtaaaacaaacatcttaaagaatttgaattgttttttaattaatcaatcaaaaggattatcagcttgttaaaggtgtgacatgtggcttcgaaaatatacttgttaatgaaaattaaaggcttctgtatttaatcaataaaaaggattaaaaggtggtgataactggacatgattatctgctcaatcgagtaatgtcatttagaattaggcactggggggcaaatgtccacgtctaaaataagcactgggggcaaatgtccagatgcaaaataagcactgggagGCTTATAttctacctgtcatttctactggggggcaattgtccaaatgttcattttttcattgggggggggggggtttgtcctggggggcttatgtctggatcccattaaaactgagtatttatcatttttgaaaggaaatcactagAAAAGACTACGGATAGATAGTTAATATgtttgttgaaaagaaaaacatattcataaatttgtccagcaacagataagaatttggcagaattcagtaattaaaataattgagtaccgagaactGAGTATAATGACAAGCTATTTATGgttcattggtaaaaaaataagtaaaattgaaacaacaaatcgatctcattatataagttaacctgatacagtgtagtaaataatgtatgaataatttatctgttgccttgaatttgtatgtaaacagtaaaatatgttaaattgattatttaagactttcaatatttccccaaaaaataaggcgtttcgcgcaattttttcccccaaaaaaggcAAGGTttcccaaaaataaaaaaaaacaaacattgaagtTATTGATTTGTGCAAACAAAAAATAGTGGAAGCAATTAGAGAGGTGATAATCGTcattagtttaaacctgtaagtttcatattcacaccaatgtttaaagcttaagacttccgaaatgtgctgatttacttggtatattccataaattaatatcacaaaataaggtttgtatatgcattaaaattaccttgcaaagtgccaaattcaaaaaacttatatatatagggaggggggacccctcccaaattCTCCCCAGTTGGACCCCCCCCCCCAGTCAAAAAATCCTGCGTACGGCCCTGGTATggattatgtttgtgattaaatattgttttttttattaatgtcttttggtaagctatgtgatcccagttaagattgtaaacaatttctaatgtttatgcatatttcttacaatctatgtaccggtacttgggttttgcctaattgatgtattttttataaaatttgacgtagacggcagggatagttaaaacaaaaaatctcggttaaaagtgcggtgacccccttttttatttgtgtttatgatgattacacgtagatgaacatatttgagcagttttgcagaattctatttgacagaactttttaaaattacattttggtgttaaaaatagtaaaaaattgatgttttttgaggtgacataaaaattaaaaaaatatttatttttttaatttaacctgtgttctccatttttttggcattgtgttgtttaattaaatggttttttATGTATCTCcacttatataatatctatatgttgtatatttcataggttattaattggtttgtgacaattagagattttccagtttaaatgaaaaagaacatgttataaaatggtgaattaaatcaaaacaaggccggtgaccctatatttttatttcattgttcatatagtatttgtatatagtacttgaatataaattttgaacaaaatctatttggtgaaaaaaatcagcaaaactgcagcaacaccccatAAGTCACTCAAGACATCCAAGGAACCCGAGTCACTCAAGACATCCAAGGAACCCGAGTCATTCAAGACATCCAAGGAACCCGAGTCATTCAAGACATCCAAGGAACCCGAGTCATTCAAGACATCCAAGGAACCCGAGTCACTCAAGACATCCAAGGAACCCGAGTCATTCAAGACATCCAAGGAACCCGAGTCATTCAAGACATCCAAGGAACCCGAGTCATTCAAGACATCCAAGGAACCCGAGTCATTCAAGACATCCAAGGAACCCGAGTCACTCAAGACATCCAAGGAACCCGAGTCATTCAAGACATCCAAGGAACCCGAGTCATTCAAGACATCCAAGGAACCCGAGTCATTCAAGACATCCAAGGAACCCGAGTCATTCAAGACATCCAAGGAACCCGAGTCATTCAAGACATCCAAGGAACCCGAGTCACTCAAGACATCCAAGGAACCCGAGTCATTCAAGACATCCAAGGAACCCGAGTCATTCAAGACATCCAAGGAACCCGAGTCATTCAAGACATCCAAGGAACCCGAGTCATTCAAGACATCCAAGGAACCCGAGTCATTCAAGACATCCAAGGAACCCGAGTCATTCAAGACATCCAAGGAACCCGAGTCATTCAAGACATCCAAGGAACCCGAGTCACTCAAGACATCCAAGGAACCCGAGTCACTCAAGACATCCAAGGAACCCGAGTCATTCAAGACATCCAAGGAACCCGAGTCATTCAAGACATCCAAGGAACCCGAGTCACTCAAGACATCCAAGGAACCCGAGTCATTCAAGACATCCACGGAACCCGAGTCATTCAAGACATCCAAGGAACCCGAGTCACTCAAGACATCCAAGGAACCCGAGTCATTCAAGACATCCAAGGAACCCGAGTCATTCAAGACATCCAAGGAACCCGAGTCACTCAAGACATACAAGGAACCCAATTCATTCAAGACTTCCAAGGAACCCGAGTCATTCAAGACATCCAAGGAACCCGAGTCACTCAAGACATCCAAGGAACCCGAGTCATTCAAGACATCCAAGGAACCCGAGTCATTCAAGACATCCAAGGAACCCGAGTCATTCAAGACATCCAAGGAACCCGAGTCATTCAAGACATCCAAGGAACCCGAGTCATTCAAAACATCCAAGGAACCCGAGTCATTCAATACATCCAATGAACCCGAGTCATTCAAGACACATACGTCATCCATTACACCCGAGGTGACCCTAGTAATCCAAGTCACACAGGACATAcgaaacaggtttgtattgtgaTTACAAGTTAGTTATTCGAATAGCTAAATAATTGTTAATCATCAATATTGTGTATACGATTGATTCCAGTTTAAGTTGAGGAAATATTGTGTCTAATCAAACGGCTAGGGAAAGCCCAATGAATTTCTGCTGTTGGAAAATTCCACTGGTGTTTGTTGCCATTAGATATATATTCCGAAGAAACGGTAAACACGTTAAACAACCCATGAAGCTCCAATTTTACTTATCTTATGCACAGACTACGACAAAGCGATTGTTAGATCTTCAAAATCCGCGTTTCCGTTCTCGCCTTGATGTGCCCCAACCTCAGGAACAGATGTCGCCAGTTCGTTCATACACGAAACACAACAATTGAGAAGAATCTGGCCATTCGTTCTAATTGTCAACACTACCAGGAACATTAAATGCTAACGTAACCGATTTAGCCGTTTTGATTGTAGCTCTACAGCCCCACTAATAATAGAAATACTTGATTGTAGCTCTACAGCCCCACTAATAATAGAAATACTTGACGATCATATTGTTATTTGTGCCTTGCGTAAAATAGAATACTTCTAAAGTTCTATCATGTATGGAATCAAATCagtattattcttattattattcttactattattattattattatatattttttataattattattttattattattatgtaagcGCTTCTCATGGGCTGACATCCAACCTTGAAAATAACTACAATACAAGTTTACGTGGTACACCGAAACATGCATTTTTTTAGATTCTTAATGCCACTAGGTAACAATGGCAACTTGAACTGTATGATAATGGTgttgaatattttaataagtCAAATAAAGGTATAAATGTATTCAACAATCCTATCAAATAcgcatatttaaaatgtttgtcaCATGATCGCGAATGCTTTCATTGACCTAAATTTTTTGGTGCATGCTGTTTCGCACACATAGTTTGTGCCCTATTTCTTTTGCCGCCTCCCAACAAAATGTCCTGATTTACATTGTTTTGACTTTGTCATTTAGCTTATTTCTTTTAGTTAAATATTGACGAAAAATACTACTCTCTATGCTTTTTAAAGGCAGATATTTCCTGCAGTAAGACTCTGTCCGCTACACGGTTATACGGTAAAGTGCAATCAAAATGTCCGAGGAGAGGATTCGAAGAAAACGCTTGGAAAGTAATTATCGAATACCATTGCCAAAACTGTTTTGACACATAGATCACTAAACCATTTCGTAGATAAAAGTatacttaatttaaaaacaacGACGACGAGTGTTTACTaagtatttcattttttataaggAAACATCTGGAGATTAGCGGATATTAACGAATTTGCGGATATTAACgaattattatatatacatgtatctcatATAAAAGACAAAAAGTGATATCTTACTCAAATTACTGGGAAAACTAATGCACTACTTAAATGTTTCGTTTAAGTATGGAAACGACTGCATAATTCGTGTGGTTCGGCCAGtacctgtgaaaaatcatcgcaAGCGAGCGAGATTGCAGCTTTAGGATATGAAAAACTACGAACACACGTTGTCATgtcattaatgtttatttgaaaaaaaatgcaaatagaaTATAAGAATACATAATCTCAATGTTATACAGAATATATCAGATCATGAGCATATGATTTGAATGTAAGGGAACATACTTGTTCGGAATGTTTGTCCACATTGTTAAGCTATGTTCGGAATGTTTGTCCACATTGTTAAGCTATGTTCGGAATGTTTGTCCACATTGTTAAGCTATGTTCGGAATGTTTGTCCACATTGTTAAGCTATGTTCGGAATGTTTGTCCACATTGTTAAGCTATGTTCGGAATGTTTGTCCACATTGTTAAGCTAATGGCAAgaataactctttcagtgcgggaaccgaattttgaagtcctgtgcaaacagtttggatccagatgagacgccacagaacgtggaccaaaaaagtgacttttaacatgttttttttatatttgaccttgtgacctagtttttgagctcatatgacccagcttcaatctctggcaaactttcattgggataaatgttctgaccaagtttcatgagattggccaataaatgtggctaatatagtgtcaacaagttttcactaaagccatataaggacaactgccccccccccctggcggccatgtttttcaacaaaccattaccattttcaaactcactcaagctattgttagaacaaatattcagatcaagtttcataaagattggataataaatgtgacttctagagtattaacaaggttttgtagtaaatagccatttaaggaaaaatgccacgcccccttgcggccatgtttttttactgatctcaaccatttttgagcttagcccagatattattagttcaaatattctgaccaagtttcatgagcattggaccacaaatgtgacttctagagtgttaataaggttttaccatacagtaaagccatataaggaaaactgccccgccccatggcggccatgtttttcatacaactggaaccattttcgaactcgcccaagatattattaggacacatgttttgaccaagtttcatgaagattggactaaaaatgtgacttctagagtgttaacaaggttttactatagccatatatggaaaactgccacgccccctggcggccatgtttttcaaccaaccggaattattttcgaactcgtccaagatattattggcacatatgttctgacaaagtttcatgaagattggactaaaaatgtgacttctagagtgttaacaaggttttactatagccatattaggaaaactgccacgccccctggcggccatgtttttcaaccaaccggaaccattttggaactcgtccaagatattattgggacacatgttctgacaaagtttcatgaagatcggaaataaatgtgacttctagagtgttaacaaggtttgctatatataaaactgccatgccccttggcggccatgtttttcaatcaaccggaaccattttcgaactcgtccaagatattattgggacacatgtcctgagtaagtttcatgaagattggacaataaatgtggcctctagagtgttaacaaggtaaatgttgacgacgcacgacgcacaacgcacgacggacaaaaggcgatcacaatagctcaccatgagcacgttgtgctcaggtgagctaaaaaaatctaacaaaatgcttattttagaaattcagcagacgacattttagcagacgaaaaatttcccagcatgcaaagggttgaaggctaatcagggagacactttccgctttcattgatttttttcgaaaggaagtctattattaaaGAATATCCAGTTGAAGCGggaagtgtcggccctgattaatctgtaacgtacatgcat carries:
- the LOC127869664 gene encoding uncharacterized protein LOC127869664 — translated: MADVTYNLISQGKNSSKWKHLLQEVVDYGLTIADAATPHKSLKTSKEPESLKTSKEPESFKTSKEPESFKTSKEPESFKTSKEPESLKTSKEPESFKTSKEPESFKTSKEPESFKTSKEPESFKTSKEPESLKTSKEPESFKTSKEPESFKTSKEPESFKTSKEPESFKTSKEPESFKTSKEPESLKTSKEPESFKTSKEPESFKTSKEPESFKTSKEPESFKTSKEPESFKTSKEPESFKTSKEPESFKTSKEPESLKTSKEPESLKTSKEPESFKTSKEPESFKTSKEPESLKTSKEPESFKTSTEPESFKTSKEPESLKTSKEPESFKTSKEPESFKTSKEPESLKTYKEPNSFKTSKEPESFKTSKEPESLKTSKEPESFKTSKEPESFKTSKEPESFKTSKEPESFKTSKEPESFKTSKEPESFNTSNEPESFKTHTSSITPEVTLVIQVTQDIRNRFVL